CTTCGGCTTTTCAGGCTTTGGTTTTTCGGGTTTATGAGGAGCTGGTTTTGGCTTCTCTTCTTTAGGTTTTTTCGGCGGCTGTGGCGTCTGGTTTTGTGCATTATTAATAGGCGCAATTTGCAAATCTATGGCGATAACCTGTGGTTGATACAAGTCTTCACGCTCTATAAATAATTCGGGCAAGCCAAACACCACGAGCAAAATAATGACCGCATGTAAAAAAACTGACGAACCCAAGCTGCGCGGTGACAACGACTATCTCCGTCCCTGTTTAAGGGTGGTTTCCAAAGCAATTTTGCTGAATCCGGCAGCGCTTACTTCTCCCGCCACCTGCATCACAAGGCCATAATCTATCCCCTGATCGCCCCGCACAACGATTTGTGCTTCACGATTCTCGCCCGATATTGCAATGAGCTTTGCCTGAATCTGATCCAATTCTATGCGCGTTTCCTGCAAATATATTTCGTTGCTACCATTGATGCTCAGCGCTAATCGCTCATCGCTTCCATTAAGGGGTGATGCAGCGCTTTCCGGCAGATTCACCTCTACCCCTGCGGTCAACATAGGTGCGGTAACCATAAAAATAATCAGCAGCACCAGCATTACATCCACAAATGGTGTGACGTTGATTTCGTTAAAGGTGCGGCGGCGCCCTCCTCGGCTGCGCCCTGGGGTGGATGCGCCCATATTATTTCCCCTCACTGTCGAGTTGACGCGAAAGCAATGTATTAAACTCTGTACTAAAATCTTCCATGCGGTGCGCAAAGCGATCCATCTCACCAGAGAATTTGTTATAGCCAATTACCGCAGGAATTGCAGCAAATAGCCCAATGGCCGTGGCGAGCAATGCCTCAGCAATACCCGGCGCCACCACTGCAAGCGTAATGTTTTTGGCGGCAGCGATGCTGGTAAAGCTGTTCATAATTCCCCATACCGTGCCAAATAGCCCCACAAACGGCGCGGAGGAGCCTACTGTTGCCAAAAACCCGAGGCCGTTTTCAAGCTTTTCTGCTTCGCGATTGCGGGAAATCAGCATTACCTGCGCGACCCGTTCGCGTACGCCCACGCGCAATTGCGCGGTGGTATTATTGGCAATATCTTTGCGCGAGCGATACCATTCATCCATTGCCGCAATAAAAACGCGAGCAAGCGGATGATTATTACGTTTTTTGGTTTTTTCATAAAATTTATCAATTGCACCCGAAGACCAGAATTCTTTTTCGAAACGGTTCGATTGGGCGCGCAATGCTTTAAAACGCACATATTTATCAAACATAATTGCCCAGCTCCAAAACGAAGCCAGCAGCAGCAAAATCATTACCGCCTTCACAATAATATCAGCATGCATGAACATGCCCAATACAGATATATCCTGCATGGCCATTACAGCATTTACACTGCCTGCCATTTCGGTAGATTCTACGGGGGTAACGGCGGTATCAACGGCCATGGGTTACTGCTCCATTAACGGGTGGTAGTGGTGTTATGAACTGGCAAATGGGCTAGCATAGCCTCGCGCACCGGTTCGGGGATTTTGTTTGGTTTAACTGCGGTGTTCACGCATACCATGAAAGCGTCAATCACTGCAATATCTTCGATGCGGGGGGGTGTGTTTTCTTCAGCTGCCTCGCCATTTTGCGCAGTGCTGTAGACATATTTTCCAATTTCCTGCCGCATTAACAGGCTGGTATTGCGCATTTCCCGTATACTCGTACGTACTACCAGAAGATCATCCAACCGCCCGGGTTTGAGATAATCTATCACGCAGCGACGGGCGACAAACCAAATGCCATATTTTTCCATCAACTCCACATGGTCAATGCCAGCCAGTTGCAACGCCTCGGTGCGGCCACGTTCTGCAAAACGCAGATAATTGGCATAATACACTACGCCGCCCGCATCGGTATCTTCATAATACACCGGAAAATCAATGTGATGCACACCATCAATAAATTTTCCACTGCGCCGTTGGGGGTTACGCATTTTTTACATCCTTATCATAATTGTATTTAGGCAAGAAACAACATTACTGCATGGACTCGTCACTATTTCCTCCCAATAAATCCATCTGTGCGGTGGTGGGTTGCGGAGGTGGAGCAATTCCCAAATGCTTAAATGCGCCAGCGGTGAGCATACGTCCACGCGGAGTACGCTGAATAAAACCAATTTGCAAAAGATAGGGTTCTATCGTTTCTTCTATACCGTCGCGTTGTTCGGACAAACCTGCAGCAAT
This window of the Alphaproteobacteria bacterium genome carries:
- a CDS encoding ExbD/TolR family protein; protein product: MGASTPGRSRGGRRRTFNEINVTPFVDVMLVLLIIFMVTAPMLTAGVEVNLPESAASPLNGSDERLALSINGSNEIYLQETRIELDQIQAKLIAISGENREAQIVVRGDQGIDYGLVMQVAGEVSAAGFSKIALETTLKQGRR
- the tolQ gene encoding protein TolQ — translated: MAVDTAVTPVESTEMAGSVNAVMAMQDISVLGMFMHADIIVKAVMILLLLASFWSWAIMFDKYVRFKALRAQSNRFEKEFWSSGAIDKFYEKTKKRNNHPLARVFIAAMDEWYRSRKDIANNTTAQLRVGVRERVAQVMLISRNREAEKLENGLGFLATVGSSAPFVGLFGTVWGIMNSFTSIAAAKNITLAVVAPGIAEALLATAIGLFAAIPAVIGYNKFSGEMDRFAHRMEDFSTEFNTLLSRQLDSEGK
- a CDS encoding YbgC/FadM family acyl-CoA thioesterase, with translation MRNPQRRSGKFIDGVHHIDFPVYYEDTDAGGVVYYANYLRFAERGRTEALQLAGIDHVELMEKYGIWFVARRCVIDYLKPGRLDDLLVVRTSIREMRNTSLLMRQEIGKYVYSTAQNGEAAEENTPPRIEDIAVIDAFMVCVNTAVKPNKIPEPVREAMLAHLPVHNTTTTR